In the genome of Nymphaea colorata isolate Beijing-Zhang1983 unplaced genomic scaffold, ASM883128v2 scaffold0330, whole genome shotgun sequence, the window AGGCAGGCTTGACTGTGACCAGATTTCTGTATCTTTTTTCGCTGCGTTCCAATTCTGCGGACTTCTTCTTCAGTTTCTCCTCGAGTTGCCTCTGTTCGTGCTCCATGTTGGCGACGTACTTGGTCATTTCCCTGGTGTTTTCGTCCTGCTGTTGGATGATGGTCTTGATGCAGGACTCGATGTAGGCCTGGTCGTTGCCGTCACTGACTCCGTTCATACCGTCGAGGAACTCCAGGGCCTGCAGTCTCACCTTGCGGAGGTCCGGCTCGCGAGCCACTGCGTCGTACAGTCTGGCTCCCAGCTCGCAGATCTAGTTGGAGAGCTGTTTGTGCTGTTTGAGGTTGGCCACCTTGGCGGGAGGGTGAAGGCAGCAGCCTATTCCTCTTCCGTGGCTTTGGAGGTGGAGGCCTGAGTGAGGTGAGGGTTACCTTGTAGAGGACTGAGGTGATTTTGAGTATTTCTGCAACTGCTTCTGAGTCTGCCTGGTAGAGTTTCTTGGCGTTGAGTTTGATGCGAGCCTTGACTGCGAAGAGGTTGACGACGGTCCTCATGAACTCGACCCTATCCTTCTCCTCGTTGATGTCATCGGAGATATCGCTCTGCGGGTCGTACTTCTGCGCCAGCCAGTAGAGGATATCGGCCACCAGCTCGAAGTTGGGCCGTGAGAAGTTCTAGAGCGAGACGATGCGGCTGTAGTTTAGCGATCGCAGCATTTCGCATAAAGAACGGCATTATCTGTACGACatctttcaaatttaaataaaatcaatgaTATCATCAGGGTGGATATTATAAGGAGGGGGGAGGGGGGAATGGTGGGTGGGATTGTGATGTATGATGGATGATGATAGAATGAGGATTGAAATGTCACTAATTGGTGGAGATGATGTCGTCCTTGTCTGCGACCATGATGGCAGAGGGAATGCGGGTGTTCTTGTTGCGCTAGTGTCGGTTCAGCCAGTTGTTCATTCTTGGCTTGCAGGCCACCGTGCTTGCCAATTTATACTCTAGTTCCTCGTCATGAACATGGATCGGCTCGCTTTTGGCTATTCCTTGGGTCTTGTGTGGTGAGGAGTGGGCGTGAGTGGCTATTTGGAGTAAATGGCATGCGAGCTGGAGATGTAGAGGCAGGATTAGCTGGAGTTGTCGAGAGAGTGCGACTGCTGGCTCCACCTGCTGGCCCGCCGGTGGTAGTCCAGCACGAACTCGAAGCCTTCCGCGCACTTATCCTAGCGTAGACTGTACTTCACCGGCTTGGCGAAGAAGTGTCGGTAGTCTTTGAGGGATTTATTGCCGAAAATGTAGTGGACTTTCTCCCTGATGGCCAGTATCTCGTCGATGAATCCCTTCGCCTCCTTGAACTCGGGCATTCTGTAGACTTTCCTCCCCTCCTTCCCCCCTCTCTTACCGATTTCTCCTCTTCCTCGATCACGATCCTCCAATACTCCTCCTACTGTTGCGCTTCCCTCATGAGTGCATCATAGAGCACGGCTACGTCCTTGCTGACGACGAGGGTGGTGTAGATGAGTATGCCGAGCAGGTCGTTGACGAAGTATCTGCCGAAGCGATGCAATTGGAATACCAACTGTCCTAGCGTTTTGGCGTTGTTCATCATGGTCCAGCGCAGGGAGGAATCTTGGTTCTGCTGTCCTCGGCGGATCATAGTGAAATAGCTCTCGTGGTTTTGCACCATTTTCAACAGGTAGCAGCAGTAGGGCTAGAGGACGTTGGAGATTATTTCCTTCACTGCTCCCTTGTCGCTCTCGTGCTAGAGATTGGTCTTTCCTGGGGTGCGTTTCTCCTTGGAGCCGGAGAGCTCGCGAATGTAACTGTAGATCTTGTTGATGCTGCTGGACCGCTTTTTTTGCCGTTGATCAGACTGGGCAGGTCTTCCTTGAGCACCTTGGTCAGGATGCGTCTGAAGGCCGATTCCATATGTTCTCCCACTTTTTCCTCCTGGACGAAGCGGCGAAACAGCATCGACATCACTGCTAATTTTTTAGCTATTGAGTTTAGCGTCTGTTATTACTATTGGTTATCCAGAGTCTAAGCCACGAGGGTGACTTTAGCTGCTTTTTCCTATGCGGATGAGGGTGAGGAATTGAAGCACAGAATTTAGCTAGTGAGGGCGTCGACCATTTCCGGGAAGGAGTCGAGCGCTGACGGCGAGAGTATCTTCCCCTGGAAGTGATACTTGTGCAGGATGTGTGAGATTTGTTTGAGGGATGCAGTGCGATTGGCAGTTCTCATTATAATCATATATTTCATCCTACGCAATCACTAGATTAGCAGATCATTGATCGTCGTCAGGTGGGCGCCGATGACGCTCTCCAGCAGCAGCTCGCATTCCCGCTCCACCAGTTGCAGGTACGCCAGGCCCATCACCTTCTTGTTCATCACCTCGCGACTGATGTTCTTCTAGTCGCGGGTCAGCAGGTGGCGGATCAGCGTGTGCTCGAAGGGGAAGTCTTGCGGGTGCAGTTCCATGTATTCATCAGGAAAGTGTAGCGGCGGGTGATGGAGAGGTACAGGAAGTCTTCCTTTATGCGGAACTTAGCCAGAGCCATGAAGTATATCTTGTTGAAGTCATTATGTTTAGCTGCAGGAAGACACTGATCACCTTGTAGAGGTAGTTTTCGTTGGAAAGTCCCCTCCTTCGTCCTACACTCTCGCCCCTCTTCCTAATGGATCGCTTTGGTCAATTTGTtcaattttgcctttttttcagCCTTGCGAATATATAGATTTTTGATGATAT includes:
- the LOC116244806 gene encoding uncharacterized protein LOC116244806 is translated as MPEFKEAKGFIDEILAIREKVHYIFGNKSLKDYRHFFAKPNFSRPNFELVADILYWLAQKYDPQSDISDDINEEKDRVEFMRTVVNLFAVKARIKLNAKKLYQADSEAVAEILKITSVLYKICELGARLYDAVAREPDLRKVRLQALEFLDGMNGVSDGNDQAYIESCIKTIIQQQDENTREMTKYVANMEHEQRQLEEKLKKKSAELERSEKRYRNLVTVKPAFMEEYERLEQELASLQETYVNKYRNLDYL